A window of Chlorobium phaeobacteroides DSM 266 genomic DNA:
TGCTCGAACTCCTCTGCTATCATAACGTCCGCTTCACTACCGATATAGAGCGGGGTACGCTGATGGAGCTCAGATGGCTGGAGGTCAAGAATGCGCTCTTTACCGTTTGTCGCTCGTCCACCGGCCTGCTCGCAGATGAATGCCAAAGGATTGGCTTCGTACATAAGCCTGAGTTTGCCGTTCGGGTGAGTTATGGTTGGCGGATAGACAAAGATGCCGCCAGTGAGCAGATTGCGGTGAAAATCAGCCACCAGTGAGCCGATATAGCGGGTGCTGTAAGGGCGTCCAGTTGCCGGGTCTTCCTCTTTGATATAGTCGAGATATTTTTTTGTTCCCTCGTTGAACTGCCCGTATGATCCCTCATTGATGGAATAATACTTGCCGCTTTTCGGGGTAACGATATTTTCATGGGAAAGAAGGAACTCGCCGATTGTCGGGTCGTAGGTGAATCCGTGAACGCCGTGTCCGGTTGTGTAGACCATGACGACCGATGATCCGTAAATAACATATCCGGCGGCCACCTGCTCATAGCCATGTTGCAGGCAGTCATTGAGACTTGCTTTGCCGGGGTCATCTCCCTTGAGTTTATAGATCGAGAAAATAGTGCCGACACTGACATTGACGTCAATATTCGATGAACCGTCAAGCGGGTCAAAAAGCAGGGCGTAGCTGCCGGTTTCGTTTTTTGGAGGAATGATGATTCCGTCATTCTCTTCGGAACCCATGATGGCAAACCGTCCATGCTGACCGATTGCGTTGATGATTTTGTCATTAGCAAAAAGGTCAAGTTTTTTTACCTGTTCGCCCTGAATATTCGTGTCGCCTGTAAATCCGAGAATATCTACCAGGCCTGCTCGAACCACCTCACGGCGGACAAGTTTTGCAGCAAATGCAACATCGTTGAGAAGATCGGTGAGCTCCCCGGTAAATTCAGGAAAAAATTTCTGTTGTTCCAGAATGTGTCGCTCAATGGTGATAAGGTTCATCGTTCGTGGTTTCCGGTATGGTTGATAAACGGCAGAGTACAGGATTAATCAGAGGTAACACTGCTTTTAAATGTAGAGTATTCGACTGATATTTCAAATGTTCAACAGCAGCAATCTGGTTGTCAAGAGTTTTTTGCTCAGAGCAGTTCAAGTATTGTATATTCATCTGCATTACTCTTCGTATTTCTATCCCCTGAACTGATGAAACGTTACCGCTGGAAGCTGTTGATGCCGGATGAGCAGATGGTCAGCCATCTTTCCGGAGCTATCAATGTCAGTACCCCTCTTTCCAGGGCGTTATGCAATCGCGGTATCGCTACCTTTGATGAAGCGAAAGATTTTTTTCGCCCGTCGATTCATCAGTTGCCATCACCCTTTCTTTTCAAGGATATGCTGCGAGCTGTTGACCGTGTTGCGGATGCCTTGGAGAAGCGTGAAAAAATAATGCTCTATGGCGATTATGATGTTGACGGAACAACAGGAACGGCTCTATTATACCTTTTTTTACAAGAGCGGGGA
This region includes:
- the fbp gene encoding class 1 fructose-bisphosphatase — translated: MNLITIERHILEQQKFFPEFTGELTDLLNDVAFAAKLVRREVVRAGLVDILGFTGDTNIQGEQVKKLDLFANDKIINAIGQHGRFAIMGSEENDGIIIPPKNETGSYALLFDPLDGSSNIDVNVSVGTIFSIYKLKGDDPGKASLNDCLQHGYEQVAAGYVIYGSSVVMVYTTGHGVHGFTYDPTIGEFLLSHENIVTPKSGKYYSINEGSYGQFNEGTKKYLDYIKEEDPATGRPYSTRYIGSLVADFHRNLLTGGIFVYPPTITHPNGKLRLMYEANPLAFICEQAGGRATNGKERILDLQPSELHQRTPLYIGSEADVMIAEEFEQGKR